In one Lolium rigidum isolate FL_2022 chromosome 3, APGP_CSIRO_Lrig_0.1, whole genome shotgun sequence genomic region, the following are encoded:
- the LOC124698836 gene encoding probable prefoldin subunit 2: MASRAGGDGKEPINEQVVANTYANMRTEMNQLYTKITELEMEVSEHSLVIGAIEPLDPTRRCYRMIGGVLVERTIKEVLPAVHRNKEGLEEVVSRMKEALEKKKKEITEFELKYKIRIRKGDGNAEEDVTMKEASAQGVLVGPAGGSRA; the protein is encoded by the coding sequence ATGGCAAGCAGAGCAGGTGGCGACGGCAAAGAACCCATAAATGAGCAAGTAGTCGCAAATACTTATGCCAACATGCGCACTGAAATGAACCAACTCTACACCAAGATCACGGAGCTTGAGATGGAAGTGAGCGAGCACTCTCTCGTGATTGGCGCAATCGAGCCTCTGGACCCTACAAGACGATGCTACAGAAtgatcggtggagtcctggtggagaGGACCATCAAGGAAGTGCTGCCTGCGGTGCACCGCAACAAGGAGGGCCTTGAGGAGGTGGTCTCTCGCATGAAGGAGGCGCtggagaagaaaaagaaggagaTCACCGAGTTTGAGCTCAAGTACAAGATCAGGATCCGGAAGGGCGACGGCAATGCCGAGGAAGatgtcaccatgaaggaagcctcTGCACAGGGTGTTCTTGTTGGCCCTGCAGGGGGCAGTAGAGCATAG
- the LOC124702887 gene encoding uncharacterized protein LOC124702887, with product MEKRKGILELRDRMDKTLSCPDIADEGSLRSLVKKQILESSLPGSNQGDIDVIAEARAKEVSNFLEMLDTSGNKRPSEIHGPQHKEWKVKQDTDQLRVMYREGPDGTPFHTLLAEGFADGPIDVCTCVSWESGLYRKWFPQYNLPTFKIAQSGCLKKVRIGEEISLIRVKVPWPVSEREALLHYFQFEYLKEDLVIVIMKTISDLDNINMQTHGFTTDGIPEAGDTIRMDVVGGFVLQRITKEKSFFRAVANMDIKLDFVPPWLINFMSRQLIGSGHKLYQKAVSTVAACDEDYKQALRAPLYARMREYQYSSNKANVMPIEKNANEVLPENPTATDPLAVTNLSPSSEIVEEESEQNTSFKVDHLATGSSNQLAEQAQQDKNKPFISPEVEEALGILDTAIAVLQGKRSGNISALKKFLSYDATSEEGSGIIGSRNSHTNISDTVNLLNGRPLTTPPRDSREIRQAYSLHHEDVRGREEGAFDSDSSKNMTTSTMITTKSTALRSTTKVHEEESLNIDGLRPNAFHSDNEPKRVRRINRWLWCLTPHHRMTRAHRS from the exons ATGGAGAAGAGGAAGGGGATTCTGGAGCTGCGCGACCGCATGGACAAGACCCTGTCGTGCCCTGATATCGCCGACGAGGGCTCTTTGAGATCTCTGGTAAAGAAGCAGATTTTAGAGTCGTCTCTGCCTGGCTCCAACCAAG GCGATATCGACGTTATTGCTGAAGCACGGGCCAAAGAAGTTTCCAATTTTCTTGAAATGCTAGATACTTCAGGAAATAAACGGCCTTCAGAGATTCATGGGCCACAACACAAGGAGTGGAAG GTGAAGCAGGATACGGACCAATTAAGAGTCATGTATCGCGAGGGCCCAGATGGGACCCCATTTCATACCCTTCTTGCCGAAGGCTTTGCTGATGGTCCTATCGATGTTT GTACATGTGTGTCATGGGAATCAGGTCTATACAGAAAATG GTTTCCTCAATACAATCTGCCAACTTTTAAAATTGCCCAATCAGGTTGCTTAAAAAAGGTTCGGATTGGTGAAGAAATTTCTTTGATCAG GGTGAAGGTCCCATGGCCAGTTTCAGAGAGAGAAGCTCTTCTGCACTACTTTCAGTTTGAGTATCTTAAAGAAGATCTTGTCATTGTAATTATGAAAACT ATATCCGATTTGGATAATATAAATATGCAGACACATGGATTTACTACGGATGGAATTCCTGAAGCTGGTGACACGATTCGGATGGATGTAGTTGGAGGCTTTGTTTTACAGAGGATTACGAAGGAAAAAAGTTTTTTCAG GGCAGTAGCGAATATGGACATTAAGCTAGACTTTGTTCCCCCATGGTTGATCAACTTTATGTCAAGGCAGCTTATTGGTAGCGGGCATAAGCTGTATCAGAAG GCTGTTAGTACTGTAGCCGCTTGTGATGAAGACTACAAGCAAGCTTTACGAGCACCACTTTATGCAAGAATGCGTGAGTACCAGTATTCTTCTAACAAGGCGAATGTGATGCCAATTGAGAAAAATGCTAATGAAGTGCTACCTGAGAATCCCACTGCAACGGATCCTCTAGCAGTTACTAATCTCTCCCCAAGCAGTGAGATTGTTGAAGAGGAGAGTGAACAGAACACATCCTTCAAGGTGGATCATCTTGCAACCGGCTCTTCTAACCAACTGGCCGAGCAAGcgcaacaagacaaaaataaaccttTTATTAGTCCTGAGGTAGAGGAGGCTCTGGGCATACTGGACACTGCTATTGCAGTTCTCCAAGGCAAAAGATCTGGAAATATCAGTGCGCTCAAGAAGTTCCTCAGTTACGATGCAACTTCGGAAGaaggcagtggcatcatcggttCTAGAAATTCACATACTAACATTTCGGATACAGTCAATCTCCTGAATGGACGTCCTCTTACCACGCCACCCCGAGATTCAAG AGAGATCCGGCAAGCTTATTCCTTGCACCATGAGGATGTCCGCGGCAGGGAGGAAGGTGCTTTCGACAGTGATTCTTCTAAAAACATGACCACTTCTACTATGATAACAACAAAATCCACGGCATTGAGGAGCACAACAAAGGTGCATGAAGAAGAGAGCCTGAATATCGATGGCCTCCGTCCGAACGCTTTTCACAGTGACAATGAGCCCAAGAGAGTAAGGAGGATCAATAGGTGGCTTTGGTGCTTAACACCACACCATAGGATGACCAGAGCCCACCGTAGTTAA
- the LOC124698837 gene encoding uncharacterized protein LOC124698837 — protein sequence MASAAGKLNTNAGGDTKGRKRKFLPHGKPVRKGAYPLCPGVQGFFITCDGGREQQATREAISLLDTFYEDLVDGKGFADKSKIIPDKPLNKKIKFDDSDSSDDEDADHSVKETSNGNDAEKGEAKSSEKQQEVLGNSEITSKDDEEQVKNADGSAPKKQRVEDAPVSEQTEPKEPADKPTEAIEEPKESTDKPAETSDIPKESTEKLAETSDKPKESIGLPKASKDIPIDDLIDQDLKQLGDRKKRLFASVDSGCNGCIFIQMHKRDGDPGPVEIVQNLMSSAASTRKHMSRFLLRVCPAEVVCYASEEEITRAISPLVEKYFPKESASGHKFAVLYEARSNTGIDRMKIINAVAKSIPQAHKVDLSNPDKTIIVQIAKTICMIGVVERYKELAKFNLRQLTSPPEK from the exons ATGGCCTCCGCCGCTGGAAAGCTCAACACCAACGCCGGCGGCGACACCAAGGGGAGGAAGCGCAAGTTCCTCCcccacggcaagccggtgaggaaGGGCGCGTACCCGCTGTGCCCCGGCGTGCAGGGCTTCTTCATCACCTGCGACGGCGGCCGCGAGCAACAGGCCACCCGCGAGGCAATCTCCCTGCTGGACACC TTTTACGAAGACCTGGTCGACGGGAAAGGGTTTGCTGACAAGTCCAAGATCATACCTGACAAACCGTTGAACAAAAAGATAAAGTTTGACGATTCTGATTCCTCTGATGACGAGGATGCAGATCATTCAGTGAAGGAGACCAGCAATGGAAATGATGCAGAAAAAGGTGAAGCCAAGTCATCTGAGAAGCAACAAGAGGTACTTGGTAACTCAGAAATTACCAGCAAGGACGATGAAGAACAGGTGAAAAATGCTGATGGATCAGCACCAAAGAAGCAACGTGTGGAAGATGCCCCGGTTTCTGAGCAGACAGAGCCAAAAGAGCCTGCTGATAAACCaactgaggccattgaagaaccaAAAGAGTCCACTGATAAACCAGCAGAGACTAGTGACATACCAAAAGAGTCCACTGAGAAACTAGCAGAGACCAGTGATAAACCAAAAGAGTCCATTGGGTTACCAAAAGCGTCCAAGGACATACCTATTGATGATTTAATTGATCAGGACCTGAAACAACTGGGAGACAGGAAAAAG AGGCTTTTTGCAAGCGTCGATTCAGGTTGCAATGGTTGCATCTTCATTCAAATGCACAAAAGAGACGGAGACCCTGGTCCAGTTGAGATTGTACAAAACTTGATGTCTTCGGCTGCCTCAACTCGCAAACATATGTCCAG GTTTCTTCTGAGGGTTTGCCCTGCTGAGGTGGTATGTTATGCTTCAGAAGAGGAAATAACAAGAGCCATTAGTCCACTTGTTGAAAAGTACTTCCCCAAAGAATCTGCTTCAGGGCATAAG TTTGCTGTGCTATATGAAGCAAGGTCAAACACGGGAATCGATAGAATGAAAATTATAAATGCAGTAGCAAAATCTATACCTCAAGCTCACAAAGTTGACCTCAGCAACCCTGACAAGACTATTATTGTCCAGATTGCCAAG ACTATATGCATGATTGGTGTGGTGGAGAGATACAAAGAGCTTGCCAAGTTCAACCTAAGGCAGCTGACATCGCCACCAGAGAAGTAA